A part of Winslowiella toletana genomic DNA contains:
- a CDS encoding PepSY-associated TM helix domain-containing protein, which translates to MSEKIITAAPAARAETVQNRQALLHLLRRLHFYIGLFIGPFILVAALTGTLYVLTPQLENHLYAQQLFTSSTGEDRPLSQQVTRAIDYLGSDAQIVAVRPAPTSGETTRVMFRDEQAAASETHAVFVDPKTLAIRGELRVYGTSGVLPFRTWLDYLHRNLLLGEFGRNYSELAASWLWIAALGGAALWAFSRTPRRAARMRQSKSARFLRQRHWHTTLGLLLLLGLLFFSATGLTWSNWAGNNIAQMRAHFGWLTPAVNTSLGDDQPMMPMDEHAEHHAGHMAMMVHQPAAATVTAAQFDAVLASARLADIDAAKIEIRPAYKADKAWVVSEIDRSWPTQVDAVAINPHNFQLVDKVEFARFGLLAKLTRWGVDAHMGVLFGVANQLVLALAGIGLCVMTVLGYRMWWLRRPAIKQQANPADTLIYGWRQLSLSLRFLLAVTGVVLAVSLPLMGVSLLLFMLIDGVRWYKSARS; encoded by the coding sequence ATGTCGGAAAAAATTATCACGGCCGCGCCAGCGGCGCGCGCCGAAACAGTACAAAATCGCCAGGCGTTGCTACACCTGTTGCGTCGCCTGCATTTTTATATTGGCTTATTTATTGGCCCTTTTATCCTGGTTGCCGCCCTGACCGGCACTCTGTATGTGCTGACGCCGCAGCTGGAAAACCATCTCTATGCGCAGCAGCTGTTTACCTCATCAACGGGGGAAGATCGTCCGCTGTCGCAGCAGGTCACTCGTGCGATTGACTACCTGGGCAGCGATGCGCAAATCGTCGCGGTCAGACCTGCGCCGACATCAGGCGAGACCACTCGCGTGATGTTCCGTGATGAGCAGGCCGCTGCATCGGAAACCCATGCGGTATTTGTCGATCCGAAAACGCTGGCGATCCGTGGCGAACTGCGGGTATACGGCACCAGCGGCGTGCTGCCGTTTCGCACCTGGCTCGATTATCTGCATCGTAATCTGTTGCTGGGCGAGTTTGGTCGCAACTACAGCGAGCTGGCCGCCAGCTGGTTATGGATCGCCGCGCTGGGCGGCGCTGCGCTATGGGCGTTCAGCCGCACGCCACGCCGGGCGGCGCGTATGCGCCAGTCAAAAAGCGCACGCTTTCTGCGCCAGCGCCACTGGCACACCACGCTGGGACTGCTGTTGCTGCTCGGGCTACTGTTTTTCTCCGCCACCGGTTTAACCTGGTCGAACTGGGCGGGTAATAATATTGCGCAGATGCGCGCCCACTTTGGCTGGCTGACGCCAGCGGTCAATACCAGTCTCGGCGACGACCAGCCGATGATGCCGATGGACGAACATGCGGAACATCATGCCGGTCATATGGCGATGATGGTCCATCAACCGGCCGCTGCTACGGTGACTGCGGCGCAATTTGATGCGGTTCTGGCCAGTGCACGTCTGGCGGATATTGATGCTGCTAAAATCGAGATTCGTCCGGCGTACAAAGCCGACAAAGCCTGGGTAGTGTCCGAAATCGACCGCAGCTGGCCAACGCAGGTCGACGCGGTGGCCATCAACCCACACAACTTTCAGCTGGTGGATAAAGTCGAGTTCGCCCGCTTTGGCTTACTGGCGAAACTGACGCGCTGGGGCGTAGATGCTCATATGGGCGTATTGTTTGGTGTGGCGAATCAGCTGGTGCTGGCGCTGGCTGGCATCGGACTGTGTGTAATGACGGTGCTGGGTTATCGCATGTGGTGGCTGCGCCGTCCGGCGATAAAACAGCAGGCTAATCCGGCGGATACGCTGATTTACGGCTGGCGTCAGTTAAGCCTGAGCCTGCGTTTTTTGCTGGCGGTCACTGGCGTAGTACTGGCTGTCAGTCTGCCGCTGATGGGCGTCAGCCTGCTGCTGTTTATGCTGATTGACGGGGTGCGCTGGTATAAAAGCGCGAGAAGTTAA
- a CDS encoding DUF2946 domain-containing protein: MSLIRIYASRSRLPAWLGLFAILLLFIAPVISKSLAQTRGSDMPMMMMSHHGDMPMADMPHMMASADPAMPASTHPVSMMDDNACGYCVLLIHLPLNLSHLPELWTLLQAAALPATGPDPLFIAIFVPIHFRSRAPPFPTLNS; this comes from the coding sequence GTGTCACTGATTCGGATTTATGCCTCGCGCAGCCGCCTGCCCGCATGGCTTGGCCTGTTCGCGATCCTGCTACTGTTTATTGCACCGGTGATCTCGAAATCACTGGCGCAGACGCGTGGCAGCGACATGCCGATGATGATGATGTCGCACCATGGCGACATGCCGATGGCCGATATGCCGCATATGATGGCCTCTGCAGATCCTGCAATGCCAGCATCAACCCATCCAGTGTCGATGATGGACGATAACGCCTGCGGCTATTGCGTACTGCTGATCCATCTGCCGCTTAATCTGAGTCATCTGCCCGAACTCTGGACTCTGCTACAAGCCGCCGCATTGCCGGCGACCGGGCCTGACCCGCTGTTTATCGCTATTTTTGTTCCCATTCATTTTCGCTCGCGCGCCCCCCCTTTTCCGACACTGAACAGCTGA
- a CDS encoding YbaK/EbsC family protein has product MSLESVRQFFADRAPEIDIIELAESTATVALAARAHHVTPGQIAKTLSLKVKDRVILIVTRGDARLDNRKLKQALGAKARMLSTDEVVNWTGHPVGGVCPFGLENPLQVYCDVSLKSFTEVLPAAGAIFSAVRISPQQMAELTEAKWIDVCQPPQ; this is encoded by the coding sequence ATGAGCCTTGAGTCTGTGCGGCAGTTCTTTGCCGATCGCGCCCCCGAAATTGATATCATTGAACTGGCAGAAAGCACGGCAACCGTCGCCCTGGCGGCAAGAGCCCACCACGTCACGCCTGGCCAGATTGCCAAGACGCTGTCGCTGAAAGTGAAAGATCGGGTGATTTTGATTGTCACGCGTGGTGATGCACGTCTCGATAACCGCAAGTTAAAACAGGCGCTGGGCGCTAAAGCCCGCATGCTAAGTACCGACGAAGTGGTGAACTGGACCGGTCATCCGGTCGGTGGCGTCTGCCCGTTTGGGCTGGAAAATCCGCTGCAGGTCTATTGTGATGTATCACTAAAGAGTTTTACGGAAGTGTTGCCTGCCGCCGGCGCGATTTTCAGCGCTGTGCGCATCTCGCCACAACAGATGGCGGAGCTGACCGAAGCTAAATGGATCGATGTCTGCCAGCCACCACAGTAA
- the fhuF gene encoding siderophore-iron reductase FhuF: protein MAITTRQADDYAALPVIFLQSDNPLGNRLHALFSAERDYFLDSLKLDQTAPAAAMTLDQWSQSETFHSLCQHYGDHLYCNHPQMAREAKPLQSLWAQWYFGLIVPPMMMSLLLEPRALDCSPRHFHIEFHETGRPACYWLNVREDKDARYLNAHQRIDRLIQRHLQPVVAAIEQHGAINAKLIWNNTGYLMHWFLGNLQPLIDEQTRLTLEHALFFSRELLDGSDNPLYRTIIPREGAMQRRSCCQRYRVPDVQRCGDCTLKCA, encoded by the coding sequence ATGGCAATCACCACGCGTCAGGCCGATGATTACGCTGCACTGCCAGTGATCTTTTTGCAAAGTGACAACCCGCTGGGCAACAGGCTGCATGCGCTGTTTAGCGCCGAGCGGGATTACTTTCTCGACAGCCTGAAGCTGGACCAGACTGCGCCCGCTGCGGCGATGACGCTGGATCAGTGGTCGCAAAGTGAAACCTTTCACTCACTCTGTCAGCACTATGGCGATCATCTCTACTGCAATCACCCGCAGATGGCGCGTGAAGCTAAGCCATTGCAGTCATTGTGGGCGCAGTGGTATTTCGGTCTGATTGTTCCGCCGATGATGATGTCATTGCTGCTGGAACCACGTGCGCTGGACTGCTCTCCGCGCCATTTCCACATTGAATTTCATGAAACTGGCCGTCCCGCCTGCTACTGGTTAAACGTACGTGAAGACAAAGACGCGCGTTATCTCAACGCCCACCAGCGTATTGACCGTCTGATTCAGCGCCATCTGCAACCGGTGGTGGCCGCTATCGAACAGCATGGCGCGATCAATGCAAAGCTTATCTGGAATAATACCGGCTATCTGATGCACTGGTTTCTTGGCAACCTGCAACCATTAATCGATGAGCAGACCCGGCTCACACTGGAACATGCGCTGTTTTTCAGCCGCGAACTGCTTGATGGTTCTGATAACCCGCTCTACCGCACCATCATCCCGCGCGAGGGCGCAATGCAGCGGCGTAGCTGCTGCCAGCGCTATCGGGTGCCCGACGTACAGCGTTGTGGTGATTGCACCCTGAAGTGCGCCTGA
- a CDS encoding diguanylate cyclase — MKLQTYDELLHSKYRLTMMFFLFLNIVTSLFILFNASYVFTSQILLPTVLIPCLSVGLFVWIFFRPKVKLSQLNSAALITGILWAWHIAVKHQLVFYFNASYLPISLISVFFICSIALSDHLSAFCLHTAPPALTVLILDSGHNLTLILSTIALPLAGFTLLHFLRRRSDEFTRRLMYQLYEEKQTYSDLSMLDPLTGLYNRRGLKNRLESVLENHSGSHFVLLLDIDHFKAYNDNYGHAMGDQALARVSVAIRDAVRSRDIVTRYGGEEFLVLLTNVNASIALKLAERIRQYVLNLEIPHRFNERVATHVTISAGIAPLFADDFEQALAHADRALYVAKNRGRNTILCWDDLPKTSSAQPADAI, encoded by the coding sequence ATGAAATTACAAACTTATGACGAATTGCTACACAGCAAATATCGCCTGACGATGATGTTTTTTCTTTTTTTAAACATAGTCACATCGCTCTTCATTTTGTTTAACGCCAGTTATGTCTTTACATCACAGATACTTCTGCCGACGGTGCTTATCCCGTGCCTGAGCGTGGGGTTATTTGTCTGGATTTTCTTCAGGCCAAAAGTCAAATTATCCCAACTTAATAGTGCGGCATTAATAACAGGAATACTCTGGGCATGGCATATTGCGGTTAAACATCAGCTGGTATTCTATTTTAATGCCAGTTACTTACCGATCAGCCTGATCAGCGTGTTCTTTATTTGTTCAATTGCCCTCAGCGATCACCTGTCTGCATTCTGCCTGCATACCGCGCCGCCAGCACTGACGGTGCTGATTCTCGACAGCGGCCACAATCTGACGCTGATTTTGTCGACCATTGCGTTGCCGCTGGCGGGCTTTACCCTGCTGCACTTTTTGCGCCGTCGCAGCGATGAGTTTACCCGTCGCCTGATGTATCAGTTGTATGAAGAGAAACAGACCTACAGCGACCTGAGTATGCTCGATCCGCTCACCGGGCTGTATAACCGGCGTGGGCTGAAAAACCGCCTTGAAAGCGTGCTGGAGAACCATTCTGGTAGCCATTTTGTGCTGCTGCTGGATATCGACCATTTCAAGGCTTATAACGACAATTATGGTCATGCGATGGGCGACCAGGCGCTGGCGCGCGTGTCGGTGGCCATCCGTGATGCAGTGCGATCGCGCGATATCGTCACCCGCTATGGCGGCGAAGAGTTTCTGGTGCTGCTGACCAATGTGAATGCGTCGATTGCGTTAAAGCTGGCTGAGCGTATCCGCCAGTACGTGCTGAATTTAGAGATTCCGCATCGTTTTAATGAACGGGTTGCCACTCACGTTACCATCAGCGCCGGTATTGCGCCGCTATTTGCTGATGATTTTGAGCAGGCGCTGGCGCATGCCGATCGCGCGCTGTATGTGGCTAAAAATCGTGGCCGTAATACTATTCTCTGCTGGGACGACTTGCCAAAAACATCCAGCGCCCAGCCCGCAGATGCTATTTAA
- a CDS encoding DUF1435 domain-containing protein — MLVAIATACGLWGVSWMLGKRLDSAWGVLLPCAMIPVMALMELSFSQWRVLMVIALLATVSMLYHKRLRHYLLLPSCIALAGCVMAISLKFAVW; from the coding sequence ATGTTAGTGGCGATAGCAACCGCGTGTGGATTATGGGGAGTGAGCTGGATGTTGGGAAAACGACTGGATAGCGCCTGGGGCGTGCTGTTACCTTGCGCGATGATCCCGGTGATGGCATTGATGGAACTCTCATTCTCACAGTGGCGCGTGCTGATGGTGATTGCACTGCTGGCAACGGTAAGCATGCTCTATCATAAACGTCTGCGTCATTATCTGCTGCTGCCATCCTGTATTGCGTTAGCAGGCTGCGTAATGGCGATTTCGCTGAAGTTTGCTGTCTGGTAA
- the rsmC gene encoding 16S rRNA (guanine(1207)-N(2))-methyltransferase RsmC produces MSAFTPASEVILRHSDEFIERRVLFAGDLQDDLPAQLETALSKVHTQQYHHWQNLSRTMGERAQYSLVASAEMVTDCDTLIYYWSKNKPEALFQLQNLLSLLPAGCDIFVIGENRSGVRSAEQMLEPWATMSKIDSARRCGLYHGRLDRQPDFDAESFWGEYALDDFTIKTLPGVFSRDGLDIGSDLLLSTFSPHTRGKVLDIGCGTGVLSTVLASHSPRVRLWLTDVSASAIAASKATLAANQLEGEVFASNVYSDVTGRFDMIISNPPFHEGMQTSLDAAQTLIRGAVKHLNSGGELRIVANAFLPYPKLLDEIFGSHEVLAQTGRFKVYRAVMGAGARAKR; encoded by the coding sequence ATGTCCGCTTTTACCCCGGCCAGTGAAGTAATTCTGCGCCACAGTGATGAATTTATTGAACGCCGCGTGCTGTTTGCCGGTGACCTGCAGGATGACCTGCCCGCTCAACTGGAGACTGCTCTCAGCAAAGTTCATACCCAGCAATATCATCACTGGCAGAACCTCAGCCGGACGATGGGCGAGCGCGCGCAATACAGCCTGGTTGCCAGCGCTGAGATGGTGACTGACTGCGATACCCTGATCTACTACTGGTCAAAAAACAAGCCGGAAGCACTGTTCCAGCTGCAAAACCTGCTGTCACTGCTGCCAGCAGGCTGCGATATTTTTGTGATTGGCGAAAACCGCAGCGGCGTGCGTAGCGCTGAGCAGATGCTTGAGCCGTGGGCCACCATGAGCAAAATTGACAGCGCCCGCCGCTGTGGTCTGTATCACGGTCGCCTCGACCGCCAGCCAGACTTTGATGCAGAAAGCTTCTGGGGAGAATACGCCCTCGACGATTTCACCATCAAAACCCTGCCGGGCGTGTTTAGCCGTGACGGACTGGATATTGGCAGCGATCTGCTGCTGTCGACCTTTAGCCCTCATACCCGCGGTAAAGTGCTGGATATTGGTTGCGGTACCGGCGTGTTATCCACCGTGCTGGCCAGTCACTCGCCACGCGTACGCCTGTGGCTGACGGATGTCAGTGCATCCGCGATTGCCGCCAGTAAAGCAACGCTGGCGGCAAACCAGCTGGAAGGTGAAGTGTTTGCCAGTAACGTCTACTCCGATGTTACCGGGCGTTTTGATATGATTATCTCCAACCCGCCATTCCATGAAGGCATGCAAACCAGCCTTGATGCCGCGCAGACGCTGATTCGTGGTGCGGTCAAGCACCTGAACAGCGGCGGCGAGCTGCGAATTGTGGCTAACGCCTTCCTGCCTTATCCAAAACTGCTGGATGAAATCTTCGGCAGCCATGAAGTGCTGGCGCAAACCGGCCGCTTTAAGGTTTACCGTGCAGTGATGGGCGCAGGCGCCCGGGCAAAACGTTAA
- a CDS encoding DNA polymerase III subunit psi — MSSRRDWLLQQMGITQYVLRRPRALQGEIALTLPPHTRLLIIADVPPSTDDPLVSDVLRALAIGQHEAFALTPDQLAMLPDDHHCASWRLGINAPLTVQGVQLASPALEELYHNASAKRVLWQQICEHDSDFFTHPERP, encoded by the coding sequence ATGTCCTCCAGACGTGACTGGTTATTACAGCAAATGGGCATTACGCAGTATGTACTGCGGCGTCCGCGCGCCTTACAGGGTGAGATAGCACTCACTTTGCCGCCGCATACGCGCCTGCTGATTATCGCCGATGTGCCGCCTTCTACCGATGATCCACTGGTCAGCGACGTGCTGCGCGCGCTGGCAATCGGCCAGCATGAGGCTTTTGCCCTGACGCCGGATCAGCTGGCGATGCTGCCGGATGACCATCACTGCGCCAGCTGGCGGCTTGGCATTAATGCCCCGCTGACCGTGCAGGGCGTGCAGCTGGCTTCTCCGGCTCTTGAAGAGCTCTACCATAATGCCAGTGCCAAACGTGTACTGTGGCAGCAGATTTGCGAACATGACTCAGATTTCTTTACTCACCCCGAGCGACCTTAG
- the rimI gene encoding ribosomal protein S18-alanine N-acetyltransferase — MTQISLLTPSDLSLAFAIEQRSHAFPWTENTFASNQGERYLNYRLDVDGVMAAFAITQIVLDEATLFNIAVDPAFQRRGLGRQLLEHLIAELTQRDVLTLWLEVRASNHGAIALYEQLEFNEVSVRRNYYPTAEGREDALIMALTL; from the coding sequence ATGACTCAGATTTCTTTACTCACCCCGAGCGACCTTAGCCTCGCCTTTGCAATTGAACAGCGTAGCCACGCTTTTCCGTGGACAGAAAACACCTTTGCCAGCAATCAGGGCGAACGCTATCTCAACTACCGGCTGGATGTTGATGGCGTAATGGCGGCTTTTGCCATTACCCAGATCGTGCTTGATGAAGCCACGTTATTCAACATCGCCGTCGACCCGGCGTTTCAGCGCCGTGGACTGGGGCGTCAGCTGCTGGAGCATCTGATTGCGGAACTGACGCAGCGCGACGTGCTGACGCTGTGGCTGGAAGTGCGCGCCTCTAATCATGGCGCTATCGCTCTGTATGAACAGCTGGAATTTAATGAGGTCTCGGTGCGCAGAAATTATTATCCGACCGCAGAAGGTCGTGAAGACGCGCTGATTATGGCTTTAACTTTGTGA